The region ATTTTCTTGTTCTCCGTCTTCGACAGTAGTTTCTTCTTCACCATCATTTTCATCCTCATAAACATTtccatcatcatcattttcatcatcactatcatctctttcttcatcttctttatcttcattttcatcatcCTCAAGATTAAACGATCTTGCAGAAGCGTTAtcacagctttggccttggcaacttttacaaaatttattgcattttaaacCACTTTTTTTGCAACCACATCGAGCTGATAAACAATTCGTTTTACAGCTACAAGAAACCtgttaaaataaaatgcaaaatgaataatttattattactattggATAACACTAAAATAAGATAAGTTGGTGTGAATTGTAACTTACTTTATCTATTAACTCCTTTGGTGCTGGTTCCGCGTTTGACATGATAGGTATCATCATAAATAAGGTTCTTCTCCAAACCCAATCGTCCGGATTTAGATTGTTGCCTAACCACTGTTGAATTTGATAATACACTCGTTTTGTATGTTCTCGTAGGGCTGATTCAGTCGGTGGTAAAGAAGCTAAGATAACTTCTTTTTTAAAAGCAGCAGCCGATAATGAAAATATCCTATATCTTAATTCACCAAGTGTCAGTTCATCTGTAATACTTTGACCATAGAGatggaatataattttttcagatactgCGTATAATTCCTCAATTGAACGATTAGACTCATAGAAAACAGAAATTAGAGCTTGCaaatcaggtttttttttcaataaagatattatacttttttttccttttttaaaaattgcacTTGTAGTGTCGCAACCTGCAAATGCAtgcgcaaaaagcaaaaaaggcTTCAAATTTTTATCGTATTCCGTAGAATAAATAACATTAGCTTGTTTTCCTGGTGTCATTTTATAAAAGTATATTACCTCTTCGTCAGAGACAAGTGAAATCAAAATGATAAGTAAGTCAATATCATTACCAACTATCGTCACggattgatttcttcttctttttaaaTCGATTGCAGTTTTGACAATTAAAAGATCCGCGTCTTCTGAAGCTATATTCGTGCTAATACCACGGTTTTGAAGATTATTACTCAGTAAGTTTACAAATTGTTTCTTATTTGCAATATTGGACAGGAACTTCTTTTGGGTCAAGGTCACGAGATTATCTTCAGAAATCTCAACATCTGCAGCAACACATTTTTCTTTTCTGCGATATCTTTCGTAGGACTTAATTCCTATTGTTTCCTTCGAGTAGCCATCGAATATGACTGTCACGTTAGATCCAAAATGTTTAATAAGATAAGAGTAGTAAAGGTTACAAATGTCTGAGTATTTCTTTCCATGCGGCCAAACATAGCTATGCAGAAGCCAGCCACCatcaattacaaaaattgatcCAGATCCAGATATTAAGGCAGGCGATTGAATGTATGGCTGGAAAACGTTATACAATTCTGATTTTGGTGTTTTTCTCATTAATCCATGTTCGTCGAATAAGCTCAGAGGAAACGGTGACAACTCGTACTTCAATGCATTGCGTGTTTCTTCAACattgccatgaaaaaatacTGATATTCTCTGAATTAACAAGAATGAGTCGACAGCAACAAAATCATCGCCAATATGCATACCACTTTTCGCATTTGCAAGTGTTTTCACTTTGAACGCGTTAGACAAAGAAacgttatcaatatttttaccaACCATGGTAGCTATACCTTGCAATCCAACTTCTACTGCATTATGACAATTAATTGTTGGTCCACCTATGATTCCAGTAGAGAGTGATACTAATGAAGTTCTAACCTCAAATGGATttctttcatcaagccaaaacaaaaattttttaattcctacTTCATCTTTTGTGATTCTACTTCTTGAAATATCAACATGTTGTTCACTGTTGCTTGATTCAATCTTGCAATATGTCTCTAAACATTCCATGATATTGAATGCTGATGGCATTGCTACTAAATATCTTGTTACAACACTGGAAGTAACACCTCTTCCATGCTTCAAGTCAGTACCGAAGAAACGATTGAGGGTCTGTTCAATAACCATGTCTGACCAAATTCCAGCCCATGCTTTTTCGGATCTACGAATTGTAAAAAAACCTTCCTTAGTGAATTCGTCATATTCTCCTGGATCCATAATTAACTCGAGGTCAGCTATTTGTTGCAAATAAATTTGAGCGTATTTCGCATATGGATAATGTCCACTTGCATGGAAGAATGGTAACATCTCTTTGACGCTTTGTAAGTGTAGTTCCCAATTGCCTAATCGTTCCGCTTCTAAAAATTGCAATGCAATAATAATGCTTTTGAAATACTGGATCCATAATTTAGATGTTGGACCATTTTTTTCCATCACTGCCAGTTGCTGTACAAATCTTTCGCACATATCAGTTATTACTGGTTCGTCATCACAATCTGTTAGAAGTGGAGGTTCTGAATCCCACGTACCGAAAAACTTTTTAATAGAATCTTGGAATTCATCCGAAGGTTTCAAGCTTCTACAAATTATATTACCAAGTGCGGTGAACGACATGATATGAGCTCGCAACGCTCTAGCATAAGCATGACCAGTTAACATTTTCTTTACAGAATCACCTGCATAGACTGTTGTCCATAAATCTTCAATTCCACTCTCAGACATAATGTAACCGATTGCTCCCAGGTATGACATTAACAGGTGGAAGCCACCAAGACGAAcgacaacattttttaattcttcactaTTCGATTCTTGTACTATCGAAAGAGCTTTAGCATATAATGGCTGGTCATATGTGACAAAACATGTCTGTCTATTTAATTTACGAGTTTCAGCTGCTGCATAGTGTAAAGAACTATTTAATGTCGTCAAATTTGACGGTGGTCCATTTATAAATGGTAAGCAAACAATTTGCGACATTGTATAAGGAATCCCGGAAGACAAAACTTCCATATATCCTTTCCAAGATGGTACGTTTTTAACCTCGAAGAACTTGGCCCAAAGATACGCAGAATAATAAGTTGATATCACAGGTGATTTTCTCACTGGaatgttttttatcgcaatgAATTCTAGTGATTGTAGAGCCTTAGTGTTAAAAGACCCGTAAGGTAATTGGGGAATAACGTGTTTTGATACTAATTCCTGAGGTTTTGGCATTTTCttaaatttaacaatattttcttcgaagcttATAGACGATTCAGGCGTATACGCTACTATTCCACCAAGGCAATGAAAAGTCTCTTTACCATCTAATGTTTTAGCATTGTGATCAGTATTATCAAACACAAATTGTGCAAATGGCTTATCACTATTAATTTTAAGAGCTGGAGGATTAATAACTGTACAAGCTTCATGCAACTGAATGTGATAATATGAGGCACAAACACCTAATTTGCTCAACAGATCAACAATTAGTCTGGAACCAGTTTTTCTGTGGACATATGAACCAACTGCCAATTGGAGAGATGATATAAATTGTTTGGGACGTAAATAACTGACGATGGAATGTGCTATTGAATCTCTaacaataaaattatcactGTATTGGTCACTGTTATCCTTGCATAGTAAATTTCCAAGGAACGAAGTTAATAATGGCGGAATTGATGACACAACATCGTCAAGAAAACTGGACGCAGGAGGGTACGATGTATTACGATAATCGTgtttaataatttcattacGGAGTATTTTGACAGCGACATTCAAAATTGTTTGCTTTTGTAAATCATCCATTTCATCGCCATCACCAGTGAACCAATCGCtacaaattttagaaatatcGAATGTTTTATAATAGATCATTGGTTCCTTACCTCGATGATGAgatatgaagatatcatctttatatttttctttcaacattcgaaataaaacaaagttacTCAAGGGATCATCTCCCATGATATCTTTTAGTTCCCGCAAACTAAATGTATACTGACAGCTTTCTTCAATGTGTTTgcaaatttgattaaaaatcctaGCTGTTTGTTCTTTAAGGGTAGAGATTTTTGGTTCCTTCACGAGCTTATTAAAATTCACGTAGCATTTATGATGATAACTAGCTTTACAGTCAACTAGGTTGATGTCTTTAATGCGTTTAATCAATTCAGTACTAAACTCATCATTTTGCCTCCTGGCAATATCCAGTATCTGGTCTTGTGTGTACTTATTAGCTATCAAATGGACCCGTTTATGTTTGCGATCCAAtgacattttacaaaaaaaacatagatttacaaaatcaaaattcaaatttgttgaaGTTGACGCTGGTAGTATACTTGGTCCAACTACAGATGATGTAAAATGTGATGAAGATGGATCAgtagataattttgattttctcttaATTGAAGAGGTAGACATAGGATACGACTTCCTACATTCTTCATGAAAACTTACTTCAATCTTTCCGAGCCATAACTCGCTTTTTCTGTCTTCCTtctcaatgcttttctcaatcaacttttttaatcctctctctttcactgaaacaacagtgtcggtgtcattgatcaaaactgtgtcacaaatactgcataatgcttgttgatccatgttgaaatttcaacctatataaacaagaaaagtacaaaattaattcattatcaactaatctaggtagatacttcaacaatagtatttaaaaaattaaataatataaaatgattgatggtgatttttataacaaagtaaataaaaagcatgtgtttatgttttgaccatgcggtttctcaatataaaattgaacatcacttaaataattaccttttccaaattaacagcactaatcaattcactcaaaacaaatggagaatattgtaaacacacagagatcaattcactcaaaacaaatggagaatattgtaaacacacagagatcaattcactcaaaacaaatggagaatattgtaaacacacagagaacaactggcgcattgagaacaactgacgcatgcgcatgaggtaccgaagtcggtagtgaaagcaaatggccgccacacaatatctttaaccaggtaaattattttatatctgcttgaaaagaacaggtaaaaattaaatttcaacgcaTATGGTCAAtttctcaaaataataatctattaaaaaaaatatatatatattttcatcagttaaagttgatttaatttgaaaataaaaattttaaattgttataacttttttataaacaattaaaaaaaaaaaatttttctctagaattaaagtttataatcatataagtaatttaaaaaaaaaaattatgagttttttcaatttttcaacaacttatgattttttaaagttcctgtta is a window of Harmonia axyridis chromosome 2, icHarAxyr1.1, whole genome shotgun sequence DNA encoding:
- the LOC123672350 gene encoding TNF receptor-associated factor family protein DDB_G0290931-like isoform X3, whose translation is MDQQALCSICDTVLINDTDTVVSVKERGLKKLIEKSIEKEDRKSELWLGKIEVSCSCKTNCLSARCGCKKSGLKCNKFCKSCQGQSCDNASARSFNLEDDENEDKEDEERDDSDDENDDDGNVYEDENDGEEETTVEDGEQENEAICTGRETVKNTRSKVSTQKNQLCISKM
- the LOC123672350 gene encoding 101 kDa malaria antigen-like isoform X1 yields the protein MDQQALCSICDTVLINDTDTVVSVKERGLKKLIEKSIEKEDRKSELWLGKIEVSCSCKTNCLSARCGCKKSGLKCNKFCKSCQGQSCDNASARSFNLEDDENEDKEDEERDDSDDENDDDGNVYEDENDGEEETTVEDGEQENEAICTGRETVKNTRSKVSTQKIFCGCRTNCASARCSCRKSSLKCNELCKFCHGDTCNNSINAGVDTNEDSEYETHTKANDKDEETPTEEENEGSSTVRDSSPLDEIYINFEKF